From Nodosilinea sp. PGN35:
TCGCGCACGGTAATTTGACCGTTGCGCAGCTGCGACTCCAGAAAGGTCTGGCGATCGCACTTAAACGCGTGGAAGAACATCTGCCGATAGGCCGCATTAATCAGCGCATCCATGTCGCTGGTGTCGTACAGGTCATCGGTAGAGAAAAATCTGGGCTGTTCGTCGCCACCGATTTCGTAGCTGGCGACACGCTGATTTTGGCTGGACGGGGAGTAATTTAGTAACGGAAGAGACACGTTTGAATCTCCAGAATCTTAGGAAAATTTACAAACTTTAAGGATGATCATACGGGAACGGCTGCCTCGAACCTGGGCTATCTGAGTAAATCAACATAGTCCTTAACATTCGCGTCAGGGATCCCGAAAGAACCATCAGCTATGGGTTAGAACGTGTGAACGTGCGCAGGTTCTTTCCATCAAGGTTGGGTCATACGGCGGGGATCGATCATCTGGTCATACTCCGCCTCACTCACGTACCCCAGGGCCAGGGCCGCCTCCCGCAGCGTTAGATCGTGCTCAAAGGCGTAGTGGGCAATCTGAGACGCTTTGTCGTAGCCGATCGCCGGGCTGAGGGCGGTCACCAGCATCAGCGATCGCTCCACATACTGGGCAATCTGAACGCGGTTAGGGGTCATGCCGACCACTAAAAACTCGGTAAAGTTGCGGCAGCTGTCGGCCATTAATCTCGCCGATTGCAGCAGGTTGAAAATCATCATCGGTTTGTAGACGTTCATTTCTAGATGGCCGCTGGCCCCGGCAAAGGCCACCGCCGCGTCGTAACCCATCACCTGCACCGCCACCATAGCCAGGGCCTCGCACTGGGTGGGGTTGACCTTACCCGGCATAATGGAGGATCCGGGTTCGTTCTCGGGGAGGTGCAATTCTGCCAATCCGGCTCTGGGGCCGCAGCTGAGTAGGCGAATATCGTTGGCGATTTTGTACAGCGACACCGCCAGGGTTTTGAGCACGCCGCTGGCCATCACTACGGCATCGTGGGCTCCCATAACCGTGAACTTGTTGGGCGCACTGACAAAGGGCAATCCGGTAATGGCGGCGATGTGCTGGGCAGCAGCTTCGGCAAACCCTGGCCCAGCATTGAGGCCAGTTCCTACAGCGGTTCCCCCCAGGGCCAGTTCGTAGAGACCTGGCAGAGAGCCTTCAATGCGCTTGAGGTTGTCGGCGAGCATGCCCCCGTAGCCCGAAAATTCCTGGCCCAGGGTGAGGGGTACGGCATCTTGCAGGTGGGTACGACCAATTTTGACGATGTCGGCCCAGTCCTGGGCTTTTGTCTCCAGCGCCTGCCGCAGTTCTGCCACCGCAGGTATCAGTCGCTGGGTGAGCATCTGTGCCCCGGCAATGTGCATCGCCGTAGGAAACACATCGTTAGACGACTGGGACATGTTGACGTGATCGTTGGGGTGAATGGGGGTCTTACTGCCCAGCACGCCGCCCGCTAGCTCGATGGCCCGGTTGGCAATCACCTCGTTGACGTTCATGTTGCACTGGGTGCCGCTGCCGGTCATCCACACGTGCAAAGGGAAGTGGTCGTCGAGGGTGCCGCTGATCACTTCCTCCGCTGCTCGCACAATCAGCGCCGCTTTGTCGCTGGGCAGCTTGCCCAGGTCGGCGTTGGCCAACGCCGAGGCTTTTTTGGTAACGGCGATCGCCTGCACCACCTCCAGGGGCATTTTGTCTTGGCCAATAGAAAAATAGCGAATCGATCGCTGGGTCTGCGCCCCCCAGTAGCGATCGCTCGGCACGGCGATCGCCCCCATGCTGTCGGTTTCCTGGCGAGAATGTGGTTGTGGTTCGACCATAGGTGGTAGTTTTCAGCGCGCTATTCTCCGATTCAACCACAGGGGCAAGCTTCTGAGCGCCTTTTCACAGAAAAGCTCCGACGACAGGGTAAGTCGTCGGAGCCGTGTGGGAACTGCAAGTGGGCAATGGTCAGAGGCGAGATCTTACCCCTGTTTCTTGCGAGCCAGGCCCGCAGCGCTCAAACCCACCAGCACCAGGGCAGCGGTAGAGGCGGGCTCAGGCACAGCGGTCTTGGGCTCTTCGGGAACGAACGTGCCCTTGGCCACAAACAGCGAGGCGTGGGACAGATCCTTTTGATCAAAGGTGGCCCAGGTGCCGCTGTTGAAGCTGGCAACGCTGTCAAAGTAGTAGGCGGTGTAGGCGTTGCCTGCCTTGAGGCTGATCACAAACGGAGAGGTGAGGGTGTCAGACACTGACCAGGTGC
This genomic window contains:
- the fumC gene encoding class II fumarate hydratase; its protein translation is MVEPQPHSRQETDSMGAIAVPSDRYWGAQTQRSIRYFSIGQDKMPLEVVQAIAVTKKASALANADLGKLPSDKAALIVRAAEEVISGTLDDHFPLHVWMTGSGTQCNMNVNEVIANRAIELAGGVLGSKTPIHPNDHVNMSQSSNDVFPTAMHIAGAQMLTQRLIPAVAELRQALETKAQDWADIVKIGRTHLQDAVPLTLGQEFSGYGGMLADNLKRIEGSLPGLYELALGGTAVGTGLNAGPGFAEAAAQHIAAITGLPFVSAPNKFTVMGAHDAVVMASGVLKTLAVSLYKIANDIRLLSCGPRAGLAELHLPENEPGSSIMPGKVNPTQCEALAMVAVQVMGYDAAVAFAGASGHLEMNVYKPMMIFNLLQSARLMADSCRNFTEFLVVGMTPNRVQIAQYVERSLMLVTALSPAIGYDKASQIAHYAFEHDLTLREAALALGYVSEAEYDQMIDPRRMTQP